The Niastella koreensis GR20-10 genome includes a window with the following:
- a CDS encoding uracil-DNA glycosylase family protein, whose protein sequence is MSYKVKSSSTKDDYVVEKHPFEPFLLDNTSYLVLGTFPTHISNLCYNFYYSSKENNFWKIIEKVFNHSFVHHAEDKAVNERQSFLKDNKIGVTDMHEVCYRRNKSSSDKDLYTIQLRNIFSILDRYPSISRLILTSRTEVFGALGLLKTLFLQHEKPFPDITRRSDKILESKFIYAGSKIEIVVPYSPSPRLIADKVTTMEELITMYTFCLSLE, encoded by the coding sequence ATGAGCTATAAAGTTAAATCTTCTTCAACAAAAGACGATTATGTTGTCGAAAAACATCCTTTTGAGCCATTTCTTTTGGACAACACTAGTTATCTGGTTTTAGGAACTTTTCCCACACACATCAGCAACCTTTGTTACAATTTTTATTATTCAAGCAAGGAAAATAATTTTTGGAAGATCATTGAAAAAGTATTTAACCATAGCTTCGTACATCACGCAGAAGATAAAGCGGTTAACGAAAGACAATCATTCCTTAAAGATAATAAAATTGGTGTAACAGATATGCATGAAGTTTGTTATCGAAGAAATAAAAGCTCGTCTGATAAGGATTTATATACTATCCAGCTTCGTAATATCTTTTCTATTCTTGATAGATACCCTTCAATCAGTCGTTTAATTTTGACAAGCAGGACCGAAGTGTTTGGTGCACTGGGACTTTTAAAAACACTTTTTCTGCAACACGAGAAACCTTTTCCTGATATCACTAGGAGAAGCGATAAAATTTTAGAAAGCAAATTTATTTATGCAGGCAGTAAAATTGAAATCGTTGTGCCTTATTCACCATCGCCGAGATTGATAGCTGATAAGGTAACAACAATGGAGGAATTGATCACTATGTACACTTTTTGCCTTAGCTTAGAGTAG